A genomic window from Flintibacter sp. KGMB00164 includes:
- the bilS gene encoding flavodoxin family protein BilS, translating into MSYSIVYSSRTGNTALLAQAIREALPQEECSYFGAPHAEALGADTIYVGFWTDKGTCDEQTSHFLQSLTNQKVFLFGTAGFGGAPAYFEQILGRVKENLASGVQVVGTYMCQGKMPQVVRDRYEAMEDSPRRTMMLENFDRALSHPDQQDLDGLKQAVTK; encoded by the coding sequence ATGAGCTATTCCATCGTTTACAGCAGCCGCACCGGCAACACTGCCCTGCTGGCCCAGGCCATCCGGGAGGCGCTGCCCCAGGAGGAGTGCAGCTACTTCGGCGCGCCTCACGCCGAGGCCCTCGGCGCCGATACCATCTACGTAGGATTCTGGACGGACAAGGGTACCTGCGACGAGCAGACCTCCCACTTTCTCCAAAGCCTGACCAATCAGAAGGTGTTTCTCTTCGGCACGGCCGGGTTTGGCGGTGCGCCCGCCTACTTTGAGCAGATCCTGGGCCGGGTGAAGGAGAATCTAGCCTCCGGTGTGCAGGTGGTTGGGACCTACATGTGCCAGGGCAAGATGCCCCAGGTGGTGCGGGACCGCTACGAAGCCATGGAGGACAGCCCCCGGCGTACCATGATGCTGGAAAACTTTGACCGCGCCCTCAGCCATCCCGACCAGCAGGATCTGGATGGGCTGAAGCAGGCAGTGACGAAATAA
- a CDS encoding aminotransferase class I/II-fold pyridoxal phosphate-dependent enzyme has translation MNYDQIISQRIQNIKPSGIRKFFDILEEMTDAISLGIGEPDFVTPWHIRDAGIYSLERGHTKYTSNAGMLELRREISNYLRRRFDLSYDYAKQILVTVGGSEAIDLALRCLLNPGDEVIVPVPSFVCYGPLTEMAGGVPVYVELKAEDQFRLTPEQLKAAITPKTKVLVLPFPSNPTGGIMSRPDLEAIAEVLRGTDIMVISDEIYAELTYGQRHVSMANLTDMYERTVVVNGFSKSHAMTGWRMGYVCAPQPVIAAMTKLHQFGIMSAPTTSQYAAIEAMRNGDKDIEHMREEYDSRRRYLVENLNRIGLTCFEPKGAFYVFPCIKSSGLTSEEFCERFLMEEKVAVIPGTAFGPGGEGFVRACYAASMKDIAEAVSRMDNFLQNLRRKQGEE, from the coding sequence ATGAATTACGACCAGATCATTTCTCAGCGCATCCAGAATATCAAGCCCTCGGGCATCCGTAAGTTTTTCGACATCCTGGAGGAGATGACCGACGCCATCTCCCTGGGTATCGGCGAGCCCGACTTTGTTACACCCTGGCACATCCGGGACGCGGGTATCTACTCCCTGGAGCGGGGCCACACCAAGTACACCTCCAACGCCGGTATGCTGGAGCTGCGGCGGGAGATCTCCAACTACCTGCGCCGCCGCTTTGATCTGAGCTACGACTACGCCAAGCAGATCCTGGTCACTGTGGGCGGCAGTGAGGCCATCGACCTGGCCCTGCGCTGCCTGCTGAACCCCGGTGACGAGGTCATCGTGCCCGTGCCCTCCTTTGTGTGCTACGGGCCTCTTACCGAGATGGCCGGCGGCGTGCCGGTGTATGTAGAGCTGAAGGCGGAGGACCAGTTCCGCCTCACCCCCGAGCAGCTCAAGGCCGCCATCACCCCCAAGACCAAGGTGCTGGTGCTGCCCTTCCCCTCCAACCCCACCGGCGGCATCATGAGCCGCCCCGACCTGGAGGCTATTGCCGAGGTGCTGCGGGGCACTGATATCATGGTGATCTCCGACGAAATTTACGCCGAGCTTACCTACGGCCAGCGCCACGTGTCCATGGCCAACCTTACCGATATGTATGAGCGCACCGTGGTGGTCAACGGCTTCTCCAAGAGCCATGCCATGACCGGCTGGCGCATGGGCTATGTGTGCGCTCCCCAGCCGGTGATCGCCGCTATGACCAAGCTGCACCAGTTTGGCATCATGTCCGCGCCCACCACCAGCCAGTACGCCGCCATCGAAGCCATGCGCAACGGCGACAAGGACATTGAACATATGCGGGAGGAGTACGACAGCCGCCGCCGCTACCTGGTGGAAAACCTCAACCGCATCGGCCTTACCTGCTTTGAGCCCAAGGGCGCCTTTTACGTATTCCCCTGCATCAAGTCCAGCGGCCTGACCTCGGAGGAGTTCTGTGAGCGCTTCCTCATGGAGGAGAAGGTGGCCGTCATTCCCGGCACTGCCTTTGGACCGGGCGGCGAGGGCTTTGTGCGGGCCTGCTACGCCGCTTCCATGAAGGACATCGCCGAGGCGGTCAGCCGTATGGATAACTTTTTGCAGAACCTGCGCCGTAAGCAGGGAGAAGAATAA
- the spoIIR gene encoding stage II sporulation protein R produces MDRKLKRWEVALLCGVLAALLWSAWAGQEQAELAGQVIRLHVLANSDSQADQELKLAVRDRVLEQAEDLYPEDATLEQAREILEDNLDELAAAGQQVVDEAGKGYPVTAQLEECWFPTKEYENFALPAGEYTALRVVIGEGEGQNWWCVAFPPLCLGAATESVEEATAAGLFTENQAGLMTRENEGYVLKFKSLELLGELRGLFAGN; encoded by the coding sequence ATGGATCGGAAGCTGAAGCGGTGGGAAGTGGCCCTGTTGTGCGGCGTGCTGGCGGCGCTGCTGTGGAGTGCCTGGGCCGGGCAGGAGCAGGCAGAGCTGGCCGGGCAGGTGATCCGACTGCATGTGCTGGCCAACTCCGACAGCCAGGCCGACCAGGAGCTGAAGCTGGCCGTGCGGGACCGGGTGCTGGAGCAAGCCGAGGACCTCTATCCGGAAGATGCTACCCTGGAGCAGGCACGAGAGATTTTGGAGGACAACCTGGACGAGTTGGCCGCGGCGGGGCAGCAGGTGGTGGACGAGGCAGGCAAGGGTTATCCCGTCACGGCTCAGCTGGAGGAGTGCTGGTTCCCCACCAAGGAATATGAAAACTTTGCCCTGCCTGCGGGAGAGTATACGGCACTGCGGGTAGTGATTGGAGAGGGAGAGGGTCAGAACTGGTGGTGCGTGGCCTTTCCGCCCCTGTGCCTGGGAGCGGCCACCGAGAGCGTAGAGGAGGCCACGGCGGCAGGACTCTTTACGGAGAATCAAGCCGGGCTGATGACCCGGGAGAATGAGGGGTATGTGCTGAAATTCAAGTCCCTGGAGCTGCTGGGAGAACTGCGGGGACTGTTTGCCGGAAACTAA
- a CDS encoding TRAP transporter permease: MDYEKEREKQAAAADVEADVNVADAVDEVMKKYDRESNTRIWEGKPKLVVKTIMALFSLYCIIVTLFVSGLLEVRLTMFLGLILIIGYLNYPVKKGYMKVNYIPWYDLVIMVLGAGSFFYFAANAKDILLKATKVTNEPFMVAIAIIGVLALAELCRRCVGLPILCVAGALLIYTFANVRFGKVIYDLFYTTSGVMGTPVKVCATYIVVFIIFGAFLERTGISNFFIDLANSVAGSSSGGPAKVAVISSALCGMVSGSSVGNTVTTGSVTIPMMKKTGYKPQFAGAVEAAASTGGQIMPPIMGAAAFLMAEYMGIPYAQVALKAILPAILYFTGIYIAVHLEAKKLGLKGIPREQLPKMRKLLPKVYLLLPLVVLVVMVSLNMKTMQFCAAVAIVITILVGIVNKEDRITPAKIFDALEAGGKGTITVAVACAMAGIVAGCITSTGLASKLITAIVKISGGQAIIALFLTMLCCIVLGMGVPTTANYCIMASTCAPILMSPAIGIPKVAAHFFVFYFGIVADITPPVALAAYAGSAIAKAPPMKTAFNATRLAIAAFIVPYIFAFSPVMLFEFSKGTSTVMMVVQIIQICVTSLLGIFGVAAALNGFLYKKINPLFRVIMAVGGLCMMIPGTVTDLIGLVLVAGICVYQYLSAKKDRSVAA; encoded by the coding sequence ATGGATTACGAAAAAGAAAGGGAGAAACAGGCAGCTGCAGCCGACGTGGAAGCGGACGTGAACGTTGCCGACGCAGTGGACGAGGTCATGAAAAAATATGACCGTGAGTCCAACACCCGTATTTGGGAAGGAAAGCCCAAGCTGGTGGTCAAGACCATCATGGCGCTCTTTTCCCTGTACTGTATCATCGTGACTTTGTTTGTCAGCGGCCTGCTGGAGGTTCGTCTGACCATGTTCCTGGGTCTGATCCTTATCATCGGTTACCTGAACTATCCTGTGAAAAAGGGATATATGAAGGTAAACTACATCCCTTGGTATGATTTGGTTATCATGGTGCTTGGCGCAGGCTCCTTCTTCTACTTTGCAGCCAACGCCAAGGATATCCTGCTGAAAGCAACCAAGGTAACCAATGAGCCCTTCATGGTGGCTATTGCCATCATCGGTGTACTGGCACTGGCGGAGCTGTGCCGCCGCTGCGTAGGGTTGCCCATTTTGTGTGTGGCGGGCGCTCTGCTGATTTACACCTTTGCCAATGTTCGGTTCGGAAAGGTCATCTATGACCTGTTCTATACCACCAGCGGCGTGATGGGCACTCCTGTAAAGGTGTGTGCCACCTACATTGTTGTGTTTATTATTTTCGGCGCCTTCCTGGAACGCACCGGAATTTCCAACTTCTTTATTGATTTGGCAAACTCCGTGGCCGGTTCTTCCTCCGGCGGCCCCGCCAAGGTAGCCGTTATCTCCTCCGCTCTGTGCGGCATGGTGTCCGGCTCTTCCGTGGGCAACACTGTGACCACCGGCTCCGTCACCATTCCCATGATGAAGAAGACGGGCTATAAGCCTCAGTTTGCCGGCGCCGTTGAGGCTGCTGCCTCCACCGGCGGTCAGATCATGCCCCCCATCATGGGCGCTGCTGCCTTCCTGATGGCTGAGTACATGGGTATCCCCTATGCTCAGGTAGCACTGAAGGCCATCCTGCCCGCTATCCTCTACTTCACCGGCATTTACATTGCGGTCCATCTGGAAGCCAAGAAGCTGGGCCTGAAGGGTATTCCCAGAGAGCAGCTGCCCAAGATGCGCAAGCTGCTGCCCAAGGTTTACCTGCTGCTGCCCCTGGTTGTTCTGGTGGTCATGGTCTCCCTGAACATGAAGACCATGCAGTTCTGCGCTGCGGTGGCCATCGTGATCACCATTCTGGTGGGTATTGTCAATAAGGAAGACCGCATCACTCCCGCCAAGATCTTCGACGCCCTGGAGGCTGGCGGCAAGGGCACCATCACCGTGGCTGTGGCCTGCGCCATGGCTGGTATCGTGGCTGGCTGCATCACCTCCACCGGTCTGGCTTCCAAGCTTATCACCGCCATCGTAAAGATCTCCGGCGGCCAGGCGATTATCGCTCTGTTCCTCACCATGCTGTGCTGCATCGTGCTGGGCATGGGCGTGCCTACCACCGCTAACTACTGCATCATGGCTTCCACCTGCGCCCCCATCCTGATGAGCCCTGCCATCGGTATCCCCAAGGTGGCTGCCCACTTCTTCGTGTTCTACTTCGGCATCGTGGCCGACATTACCCCGCCCGTGGCTCTGGCTGCCTACGCCGGCTCCGCTATCGCCAAGGCTCCTCCCATGAAGACCGCATTCAACGCAACACGACTTGCCATCGCGGCCTTTATTGTCCCCTACATCTTTGCGTTCAGCCCTGTGATGCTCTTCGAGTTCAGTAAGGGTACCTCTACGGTGATGATGGTGGTCCAGATCATCCAGATCTGTGTCACCTCTCTGCTGGGCATCTTCGGTGTGGCTGCCGCCCTCAACGGCTTCCTCTACAAGAAGATCAACCCCCTGTTCCGTGTTATTATGGCTGTCGGCGGCCTGTGCATGATGATCCCCGGCACCGTGACCGACCTGATCGGTCTGGTTCTGGTGGCTGGTATCTGTGTATATCAGTATCTGAGCGCCAAAAAGGATCGCTCTGTGGCTGCGTAA
- the ispE gene encoding 4-(cytidine 5'-diphospho)-2-C-methyl-D-erythritol kinase — protein sequence MKTRAWAKLNLTLDVLGKREDGYHDLCMVMQSVTLHDTLTLTPNEGQGLRVKTNLRFLPTGDKNLAAAAALRFWEALGREPEHLDIEIQKRIPVCAGMAGGSSDAAAVLRALNEQAGSPFTPTELAKVGEKVGSDVPYCVLGGTALAEGRGEVLTPLPALPPCWVVACKPDFPISTPELFARIDSCKIRCRPDTAGMLEALKAGSLEEVARRMYNVFEDVLPERYQARVAEIKHVLIQKGALGANMSGTGPTAFGLFDSEEAAREARAALQEGYRDTFLCRSV from the coding sequence ATGAAGACGCGGGCCTGGGCAAAGCTGAATTTGACCCTGGATGTGCTGGGAAAGCGGGAGGACGGCTATCACGATCTGTGCATGGTGATGCAGTCGGTTACTCTTCACGACACCCTTACCCTCACGCCCAACGAAGGACAGGGGCTGCGGGTAAAGACCAATCTGCGTTTTTTGCCCACGGGAGACAAAAACCTGGCCGCTGCCGCCGCCCTGCGATTTTGGGAGGCCTTGGGTCGGGAGCCGGAGCACCTGGATATTGAGATCCAAAAGCGTATCCCGGTCTGTGCCGGTATGGCCGGAGGCAGCAGCGACGCGGCCGCGGTGCTGCGGGCGCTCAATGAGCAGGCGGGCAGCCCCTTTACTCCCACAGAGCTGGCCAAAGTGGGGGAGAAGGTAGGTTCCGACGTGCCCTATTGTGTGCTGGGAGGTACCGCCCTGGCCGAGGGACGAGGCGAGGTGCTCACCCCGCTGCCCGCCCTACCGCCTTGCTGGGTGGTGGCCTGCAAGCCGGATTTCCCCATCTCTACCCCCGAGCTGTTTGCACGCATTGACAGCTGCAAAATCCGCTGCCGTCCCGATACGGCCGGTATGCTGGAGGCGCTGAAGGCGGGCAGCCTGGAGGAGGTTGCCCGGCGGATGTACAACGTGTTTGAAGATGTGCTGCCTGAGCGCTATCAGGCCCGGGTGGCGGAGATCAAGCATGTGCTCATCCAAAAAGGTGCCCTGGGCGCCAACATGAGCGGCACCGGTCCCACCGCCTTCGGTCTGTTTGACAGCGAAGAGGCAGCACGGGAGGCTCGAGCAGCCCTGCAAGAGGGATACCGGGACACTTTTTTGTGCCGGAGTGTTTAA
- a CDS encoding TAXI family TRAP transporter solute-binding subunit produces the protein MKKKLALVLALALTASLSLTACTTSGGSSSGSGSGSGSGSGSNAGTETVTGGKEGGTSLTFTTGGDQGTYFGFGGVLAGKVGEATSTQVTVISSGGSQANIENMEIGDAQLGFVQSDVMAYAYQGIRNFDGAAVTDFSTVASLYMEQVQIVTLDPEIKTVADLKGKRVSIGAPGSGVYYNAIDVLAAYDMTENDIQATLEDFGTSAESLQDGKIDAAFVVAGAPTTAITSLATTKDVYLVNLDDEHIDKLKESSPYYEKAVISADAYEMEADATTVAVVATVIARDDVSEADVYNFLFGIFENTEALAAAHSKGAELDLEFAASNTAVPYHPGAAAYFAEKGIEVPTK, from the coding sequence ATGAAAAAGAAACTTGCTCTGGTTCTGGCTCTGGCTCTTACTGCCAGCCTGTCCCTCACGGCCTGCACCACTTCCGGCGGTAGCAGTTCTGGTTCCGGCTCTGGCTCTGGTTCTGGCTCCGGCTCCAATGCTGGCACTGAGACCGTGACCGGCGGCAAAGAGGGCGGCACCAGCCTGACCTTCACCACTGGCGGTGATCAGGGTACCTACTTCGGCTTTGGCGGCGTTCTGGCCGGTAAGGTTGGCGAGGCTACCAGCACCCAGGTGACCGTTATTTCTTCCGGCGGTTCTCAGGCTAACATTGAGAACATGGAGATTGGCGACGCCCAGCTGGGCTTCGTGCAGTCCGACGTTATGGCTTATGCCTACCAGGGCATCCGTAACTTCGATGGCGCTGCCGTCACTGACTTCTCCACCGTCGCTTCCCTGTACATGGAGCAGGTCCAGATTGTTACCCTGGATCCCGAAATCAAGACCGTTGCCGACCTGAAGGGTAAGCGCGTGTCCATCGGCGCTCCCGGTTCCGGCGTGTACTATAACGCCATTGACGTTCTGGCCGCTTATGATATGACCGAGAACGACATCCAGGCCACTCTGGAGGACTTCGGCACCAGCGCTGAGTCCCTGCAGGACGGCAAGATCGACGCCGCTTTCGTGGTTGCCGGCGCTCCCACCACCGCCATCACCTCCCTGGCCACCACCAAGGACGTGTATCTGGTTAACCTGGACGACGAGCACATCGACAAGCTGAAGGAGAGCTCTCCCTACTACGAGAAGGCCGTCATCTCCGCTGATGCTTATGAGATGGAAGCCGACGCCACCACCGTGGCCGTGGTCGCTACTGTGATCGCCCGCGACGACGTGTCTGAGGCCGATGTGTACAACTTCCTGTTCGGTATCTTCGAGAACACCGAGGCTCTGGCTGCTGCCCACAGTAAGGGCGCTGAGCTGGATCTGGAGTTTGCCGCTTCCAACACCGCTGTTCCCTATCATCCCGGTGCTGCGGCCTACTTCGCTGAGAAGGGCATCGAAGTTCCCACCAAGTAA
- a CDS encoding DUF1015 domain-containing protein, with translation MNAFESLPFRPADILLPKDCEYSKWSVVACDQYTSQPEYWQRVAEYVGRAPSALRLILPESCLEGPNVETDIMEINNTMSRYLREGRFVCHPDALFYVERILEGGKVRRGLMGMVDLEQYDYEPGAESLVRATEGTVLSRIPPRVAVRKNAPIELPHVMLLADDPDKTVIEPLADQTEDMTLLYDFDLMEGGGRLRGWELTQQQKEQVAKALTALADPEAFRARYHLKEDLPVLLFAVGDGNHSLATAKECYERQKRLTPPEHWDTLPARFALVELNNLHDSALEFEPIHRVVFGVEPQQLLAAMEAYYPGLIHGEGEGHVLPYVWGDCQGIVTVPNPKAQLPVGTLQRFLDDYLQNNPGRVDYIHGAQVARDLARRKDTIAFLLPAMGKEELFPTVIHDGVLPRKTFSMGRAQDKRFYLEARRIRD, from the coding sequence ATGAACGCGTTTGAATCCCTGCCCTTCCGTCCTGCGGACATTCTGCTGCCCAAGGACTGTGAATACTCCAAGTGGAGCGTGGTGGCCTGCGACCAGTATACCTCTCAGCCGGAATACTGGCAGCGGGTAGCAGAGTATGTGGGCCGCGCCCCCTCTGCTCTGCGGCTCATTCTGCCGGAGAGCTGCCTGGAGGGTCCCAATGTGGAGACCGACATCATGGAGATCAACAACACCATGAGCCGCTACCTCCGGGAGGGCCGCTTTGTCTGCCACCCCGACGCCCTGTTCTATGTGGAGCGTATTCTGGAGGGCGGAAAGGTGCGCCGAGGGCTGATGGGCATGGTGGATCTGGAGCAGTACGACTACGAGCCTGGAGCCGAGAGTCTGGTGCGGGCCACTGAGGGCACCGTCCTCTCCCGCATCCCACCCCGGGTGGCGGTGCGGAAAAACGCCCCCATCGAGCTGCCCCACGTGATGCTGCTGGCCGACGATCCGGACAAGACGGTCATCGAGCCTCTGGCGGATCAGACGGAGGATATGACCCTTCTTTATGACTTTGATCTCATGGAGGGCGGCGGCCGCCTGCGGGGCTGGGAACTGACCCAGCAGCAGAAGGAGCAGGTGGCCAAGGCTCTCACCGCCCTGGCCGATCCGGAAGCCTTCCGGGCGCGGTACCATTTGAAGGAGGACCTGCCCGTGCTGCTGTTTGCGGTAGGGGACGGAAACCACTCCCTGGCCACCGCCAAGGAGTGCTATGAGCGGCAAAAGCGGCTCACCCCGCCGGAGCATTGGGATACGCTGCCCGCCCGGTTTGCCCTGGTGGAGCTCAACAACCTCCATGATAGTGCTCTGGAATTTGAACCCATCCACCGGGTGGTGTTCGGGGTGGAGCCGCAGCAGCTGCTGGCCGCCATGGAGGCATATTACCCCGGCCTCATCCACGGGGAGGGGGAGGGCCACGTGCTGCCCTATGTCTGGGGAGACTGCCAGGGGATCGTGACGGTTCCCAACCCCAAGGCTCAGCTGCCGGTGGGGACCCTTCAGCGTTTCCTGGATGATTATCTGCAAAATAATCCCGGCCGGGTGGACTACATCCACGGGGCCCAGGTGGCCCGGGATCTGGCCCGGCGGAAGGATACCATTGCCTTTTTGCTGCCCGCCATGGGCAAGGAGGAGCTGTTCCCCACCGTGATCCACGACGGGGTGCTGCCCCGTAAGACCTTCTCCATGGGTCGGGCGCAGGATAAACGGTTTTACCTGGAGGCCCGGAGGATCCGGGACTGA
- the sigK gene encoding RNA polymerase sporulation sigma factor SigK, protein MLSPVIYLVLNGLFFTLRLSGGGGSFPRPLKAEEERKYLERCAQGDLEARNILVEHNLRLVAHIVKKYYAQTGDQDDLISIGTIGLIKGISTFKADKNVRLATYASRCIENEILMHFRAQKKLQGEVSLSDTMENGGDGNSLSLMDVIAVDDNMLEDLDTRDACRRVRQCVGECLNPRERAIITLRYGLDDQPPRTQREVAARCGISRSYVSRIEKRALAKLEQAMDGWRP, encoded by the coding sequence ATGCTTTCCCCAGTGATCTATCTGGTGCTCAACGGCCTGTTTTTTACCCTGCGGCTGTCAGGAGGCGGAGGCTCCTTCCCCCGGCCGCTGAAAGCGGAGGAGGAGCGCAAATATTTGGAGCGGTGCGCCCAGGGGGACCTGGAGGCGCGGAATATTCTGGTGGAGCACAATCTGCGGCTGGTGGCTCATATAGTCAAAAAATATTACGCTCAGACCGGGGACCAGGACGACCTGATCTCTATCGGCACTATTGGCCTCATCAAAGGGATCTCCACCTTTAAAGCAGATAAGAACGTGCGCCTGGCCACCTATGCCTCCCGGTGTATTGAAAATGAGATCCTCATGCACTTCCGGGCGCAGAAGAAACTCCAGGGGGAGGTCTCACTTTCCGACACCATGGAAAACGGCGGGGACGGAAATTCCCTGTCCTTGATGGATGTCATTGCTGTGGATGACAACATGCTGGAGGACCTGGATACCCGGGATGCGTGCAGGCGAGTGCGGCAGTGTGTGGGGGAGTGCCTCAACCCCCGGGAGCGGGCCATCATCACCCTGCGCTACGGACTGGATGACCAGCCTCCACGGACGCAACGTGAGGTGGCTGCCCGGTGCGGTATCAGCCGGTCCTATGTGTCCCGTATCGAAAAACGGGCCCTGGCAAAGCTGGAACAGGCCATGGACGGATGGCGTCCTTAG
- a CDS encoding Lrp/AsnC family transcriptional regulator, translating to MNTLLELLEQDCTQSAAQLAAQAGMTEEQVKAEMARLEQDGTILGYQAIIDWDRVKRENVTALIEVKVVPQSIDGFDRIAERIYQYDEVESMYLMSGSFDLTVIISGRTLREVAQFVGERLAPLEGVTGTATHFILKKYKEKHLVFRRPEPQEREFVFS from the coding sequence ATGAACACACTGCTGGAGCTGCTGGAGCAGGACTGCACCCAGTCCGCAGCACAGTTGGCCGCACAGGCGGGCATGACCGAGGAACAGGTGAAGGCGGAGATGGCACGCCTGGAGCAGGACGGGACCATTCTGGGCTATCAGGCCATTATCGACTGGGACCGGGTGAAGCGGGAGAATGTCACCGCGCTCATCGAGGTGAAGGTCGTCCCCCAGAGCATCGACGGTTTTGACCGCATCGCAGAGCGCATCTACCAGTACGATGAGGTAGAGAGCATGTACCTGATGAGCGGTTCGTTTGACCTGACGGTCATTATCTCCGGCCGCACCCTGCGGGAGGTAGCCCAGTTTGTGGGCGAGCGTCTGGCTCCTCTGGAGGGAGTCACCGGCACGGCCACCCACTTCATTTTGAAGAAATATAAGGAAAAACACCTGGTATTCCGCCGTCCGGAGCCCCAGGAGAGGGAGTTTGTGTTTTCATGA
- the thrH gene encoding bifunctional phosphoserine phosphatase/homoserine phosphotransferase ThrH, translated as MNIVCLDMEGVLVPEIWIAFAEESGIPELKRTTRDEPDYDKLMRWRLGILKEHGLGLKEIQATIAKIDPLPGAKEFLDELRTMTQVVILSDTFEEFAQPLMKKLGWPTIFCNSLEVAPDGEITGFKMRCEQSKLTTVKALQSMGYETIAAGDSYNDLGMIQASKAGFLFKSTDKIKADHPELPAFEEFGELLEGIRKAL; from the coding sequence ATGAATATCGTATGTTTGGATATGGAGGGCGTTCTGGTCCCCGAAATCTGGATCGCCTTTGCGGAAGAGAGCGGCATCCCTGAGCTCAAGCGCACTACCCGGGACGAGCCCGACTACGACAAGCTCATGCGCTGGCGTCTGGGCATCCTGAAAGAGCACGGACTGGGTCTGAAGGAGATCCAGGCCACCATCGCCAAGATCGACCCCCTGCCCGGGGCTAAGGAGTTTTTGGATGAGCTGCGCACCATGACCCAGGTGGTCATCCTCAGCGACACCTTTGAGGAGTTTGCCCAGCCCCTGATGAAGAAGCTGGGCTGGCCCACCATCTTCTGCAACAGCCTGGAGGTGGCTCCCGACGGGGAGATCACCGGCTTCAAGATGCGCTGCGAGCAGTCCAAGCTCACCACGGTGAAGGCCCTGCAGTCCATGGGCTATGAGACCATCGCCGCCGGAGACAGCTACAACGACCTGGGTATGATCCAGGCCAGCAAGGCGGGCTTCCTCTTCAAGAGCACCGACAAAATCAAGGCCGACCACCCCGAGCTGCCCGCCTTTGAGGAGTTTGGAGAGCTGCTGGAGGGCATCCGCAAGGCCCTTTGA
- a CDS encoding permease of phosphate ABC transporter: MNWLRWLFDRADEYAAESTWRDFALVKICLCAVGILLGLLVPSRHKPKVAILAGIAFVATYIPLMADFLPYLLESKEEY, translated from the coding sequence ATGAACTGGCTGAGATGGTTATTTGATCGGGCGGACGAGTATGCCGCCGAGAGCACCTGGCGTGACTTCGCCCTGGTGAAGATCTGCCTTTGCGCCGTGGGAATTTTGCTGGGCCTTCTGGTTCCCTCCCGGCACAAGCCCAAAGTGGCCATTCTGGCCGGGATCGCCTTCGTGGCCACCTACATCCCCCTGATGGCCGACTTCCTCCCCTACCTGCTGGAGTCCAAAGAAGAATACTAA